CCAACAGCGTTGGCACGATGCCGGCCGCGTCCACGAAGTCGCGCTTCTACGGCGTCTGGTCGTTCGGCGGAACGGCGGGGAAGATGTTCGACGTCGCGACGTCGTCGAACGTCAAGAACGAGGTGAAGGCCTTCGAGAAGAACCGCTTCACGGACGTCGCGTACGCCGGCTGCACCGGGCCGACGGGCGGCACGTGCAAGCTCGTGGACGTGACGCAGGCGGTCGCGACCTACAACCCCGCCAGCCCGCTCCTCAGCTCCGTGAGCTGCGCCTCGGGGACGACCTGCCAGGCCACCAGCGGGGACGCCGGCTGGTATTACGAGTACGGCGACCGCTGTCCGCTGGCGAGCTGCGACCCCGCGCCGCCGTGGTACGACGAGAAGACCGGCGCCCCGGCGTCGACCATCCTCGGCTGCACGTCCTGGGGCAGCTTCCGGCCGATCGGCGCGTCGACGAGCGGCACCGATCCGTGCACCAGCACGGCGGGGACGCCGCAGACCTACGGCTACATGGCCGACTACATGACCGGCGCGCCCACGGCGGCGTGCGGATACCAGTATTCGACGGACACCACCCACGCCTACGTCCGCGCCGTCCAGCGAGACACCATCGCTGCGCCGAACCCCCCGACCATCCGCGTGGTGGTGGGCGCCTCGGGGGTGCGGTACCAGGGGCTCGAATTCCCTCCTGGCGGATCGGGCGGCATGGTCACGCCGACGAACTACGGCACGCGGACCGACACCGCCGAGATGATGTACTGGCTGGAGGTCCCGCGGGATCTCCACGACTGCCGCCATAACGCGGCGGCGGCTGCCACCACCTGCGAGTGAAGCGCCGGCGGGGGGCCCTACGGGCCCCCGCCGATGCCGAACTTGGCCAGGCGGTAGCGCAGCGACCGGAAGGTCAGGCTGAGGAGCCGGGCCGCCTCGGTCTTCACGCCCCCGGTGCGCCCGAGCGCCTCCTCCAGGATGGCGCGCTCGATGGCGTCGAGGTGCGCCTGGAGATCGAGCCCCTCGTCGGGCAGCGCCGCCGCGCCCGCCGCCGCCGGCAGCGGCGCCGCGCCGCGGACGGCCGGCGGCAGCACCGCGGGCTCGATCACCCCGCCGTCGCACAGCGTGACCGCGCGCTCCAGCACGTTGGCGAGCTCGCGCACGTTGCCGGGATAGGCGTAGGCGAGGAGCAGCCGCTGCGCCTCCGGGGAGACCGACGGCCGCGGCCGCCCCAGCTCGCCGGCGAAGCGGTCGAGGAAGTGGTCGAGGAAGAGCGGCAGGTCCTCGCGCCGCTCGCGCAAGGGCGGCATCTTCAGCTGGATGACGTTCAGCCGGTAGAAGAGGTCCTCCCGGAACCGGCCCGCCTTCACCTCCTCGGCCAGCTCGCGGTTGGTGGCGGCGATGATGCGGGCCGCCACCGCCAGGTCGGCGCTGCCGCCCACCCGCCGGATCTTCCGCTCCTGCAGCGCCCGCAGGAGCCGCACCTGGAGGACGGGCGGCAGCTCGCCCACCTCGTCGAGGAAGAGCGTCCCCGAGCCCGCCACCTCGAAGAGCCCCTGCTTCTGCTCGGACGCGCCGGTGAAGCTCCCCTTCTCGTGGCCGAACAGCTCGCTCTCGATGAGGCCCTCGGGGATGGCGCCGCAGTTGATGGCGACGAACGGCTGGTCGCGGCGCGGGCCCTTGTCGTGGATGGCGCGCGCCACCACCTCCTTGCCGGTGCCGCTCTCGCCGGTGACGAGGACGGTGGTGCGGGTGGGCGCCACCTTCTCGACCAGCTCCCGCACCTCCTGGATGAGGGGCGAGGCGCCCAGGATCGCCTCGCCGCCCGGCCGGTGCTCCCCGACCCGGTGGCGCAGGGCGCGGTTCTCCGCCACGAGCGCCCGGTGCTCGAGCGCCTTCTCCACCACCAGCTTCAGCTCCTCGACCTTGAACGGCTTCAGGACGTAGTCGTACGCGCCCGCCTTCATGGCCTGGATGGCGGTCTCGGTGGTGGCGAAGGCGGTCACCACCACCACCTCGGTGGTGGGGGAGGAGGCCTTCACCGCCTTGAGGACGTCGAGGCCCGAGCCGCGGCCGAGGCGCAGGTCGGTGATGACGAGGTCGAACGCCGCGCCCG
The genomic region above belongs to Anaeromyxobacter diazotrophicus and contains:
- a CDS encoding sigma-54-dependent transcriptional regulator, with product MASILVVDDEQSMRELLEILLGTGGHEVTAAGDAAGALARLAGAAFDLVITDLRLGRGSGLDVLKAVKASSPTTEVVVVTAFATTETAIQAMKAGAYDYVLKPFKVEELKLVVEKALEHRALVAENRALRHRVGEHRPGGEAILGASPLIQEVRELVEKVAPTRTTVLVTGESGTGKEVVARAIHDKGPRRDQPFVAINCGAIPEGLIESELFGHEKGSFTGASEQKQGLFEVAGSGTLFLDEVGELPPVLQVRLLRALQERKIRRVGGSADLAVAARIIAATNRELAEEVKAGRFREDLFYRLNVIQLKMPPLRERREDLPLFLDHFLDRFAGELGRPRPSVSPEAQRLLLAYAYPGNVRELANVLERAVTLCDGGVIEPAVLPPAVRGAAPLPAAAGAAALPDEGLDLQAHLDAIERAILEEALGRTGGVKTEAARLLSLTFRSLRYRLAKFGIGGGP